The genomic region AGATACCTGATGCTGTATGTAAACAGTTTGTTAATGGATTAAAAGATGCTTTTGTACACAAGACAGAAATGCGAACCATGCGGTTGACCCCACATTCAAGACTTCACTATGCTATGTAATCCTGCGGCATAAATCTCAACAACGAAGTATCCGGATCCTCCAACTTAAAATCTGTTGCTGTAGTAACCGACATGAAGGTCACATTTCTGTATGGGTGCGCTGACCGACTGTCGTTATGGTGATGCCGCTTCCACTAGTTATCTTGCCAATTGTGTCGCATCTCATTTGTTTACCAAAAGAACCTGAATTTGTTCCTGAAACCTCTTGGATGCAGAAATTCTGTTAATCATTGAGTTAACGTTAGGGAGTGGTGACTCGATAGTGTATGCTTTTATAGCCTACTCCCGTTGGCCTTGACCTTAGTGTGTAATCGGGTGGAGGTCATAGGTGTGATGTAAGActtgtgcttttagatcatttatcACAAACCGGCTGGTTTTTCAAGTTCTGTGTGGCAACATGGAGATCTGTAAGAGTGGAGTGCACTGAGTAAccccaaaaaaaacaggatCCTGCTCAAtcaattcctttttttttttttttgtcaccttTGCAGCTGGTAGCCATTAAAATGTGatgtaattaaacaaaaaaaaaccctgagaggCACATGGTGTCTGGGGCAGTTAAATATGGAGGAATCATAATGACTCCATTAACTTTTTATGAACGTTGTAATAGCACCATTTATCTGGTCAGGGCCTCTCTGAGTGCATCTCTGCATGTTTATCCTGGTTTCGtgaggtcacttcctgtttccctaAAGCTGTTCTCATTTTAATCGTTAACTTTTTTTAATCCGGTTAATCTGGGTTTTGGCTTTAGGGGTAGAGCGCTTGGCTATGTGTCCAAGCCAAAAAgtgactgtaaataaatattacagacTCAAATGTGTTTAAATGGAGTTGGCCCTTTTAGTAAAGAGTACAGGTGTGGCTATGTTCGTCAGCCTACATTAATAACCTGCTTTAGTATGTTTGTCTGAAGAATGTCTAACCTTTCTCCAACTaacctctgtgtgtttctctgtagtCTGTCTCTCAGTTGTAGTAGTACTCCTGGTCCCGGGCCTCTGTGGTGTTCCTGATGCCCCTCTCCCACCCCTGAAGATCCCAGGTGGGCGAGGGAATGGCACACGGGATCACTCTCCCTCAGCTCGGCCACTCTACACGGTGAGGAAAAGACTAAACAGAAAAGCTGTTGCTAACAGAATGCTAATTTTGAGTCATTTCAACTGCTCCACATGGGTACTCATGTGGTTTGTCAGAATATGCATGACCTTGTTTTTACACCCTGTTTACACTTTTAGTTCTCAGATTAAAGAAATAACTGTTCGGGATTGCTTTCACCATGAATTACTGCATAATCTAGAACATGGTCCTGTGTTTAGGTTGTGATCTGCTCATGTTAGTCTGTTGAATTACTTTACAGACTGCAGTGTGAAAAAATTAGTCTGTACAACGTATAGATTGTATTTAAAGGGTTCTGGTTTGCTTGCCAGAAACCTTTTGTTGAACACCTTTCCAGTCTTGAATGTCCTCCTTTTGGACGTTTTCTAACATTTaaatgtctctttctctccccagGACAGGAAGTTAAGTGTGATCGAACGTCCTGCTGGAGGTGGTTGCCCGGCGACGCTGCACTTCCTTAGTCGTCCCACGATCTCTCGTGTGATTAGCTGGGAAGCTGTTGTCCGCGGCGAAGCCCTTTACATCGAGATTCCTCGCGAGCCGCTTCCAGAGGGCAGCAAGGAGAGGTTAGGGATCATCTAGTGATTTTGGGGGGGGGTTTACAAAAGTGACGTCAGTTAGTTAACTCGAATATTGGTGAAATTAACATTCAAATCTTAATTATATTTCATATAGTGAGTAATGTAACTAgatattttgtttttcctccttccagCTTTGCATCTCTGCTGGAGTTTGCTGAAGAACATTTAAAGGTCACCAGcgtgtttgtttgcttttacaAGAACAGAGACGATCGTGGTATGTTCCCGCTAAACTTCACTATCATTAGTATTTATGAAGTCATGATGTAATGGATTCTGGGAAATCtctcattttttgtttgtgattGGAAAAAAGTGTGTAGATGTTTAGAAGATGACGTGCTGTGTGCATACGTACACAAACGCACACCTACTGTGACTGTCCTCTTCTGAACATGTCTAAGATTTATGAAAATACATTCACATGTTACTTGAAAAATTATCCTGTCTGGTTTTAACCAACAGCCATAGATGTCAAAATCAAAAaaagttgccatgacaaccacCACCCATCCATATCTAACATTAGTTAAAAATAGCCGTTTCACCACACAGACAGCCTCTAAAGTGCTGGATATTGCATCGTTTTATGGTCTCGGATATCCATGTTGTATTTAGTTATCTTGCAATCTGATTTTAAGCCATGGTTTTAATGATTTGAAATGAAACTAAGTgaacctttttgttttgttttttttgtttttttcctgtagcTAAGTTGGTGCGTACGTTTAGTTTCCTGGGCTTTGAGGTTGTGAGTCCGGGCCGCTCCCCTGTCCCTCCTCGACCTGACGTCTTCTTCATGGCTTACAACTTTGATCGAGACTCATCGGATGAAGATTAGACTCCTCCTTCCCAACCCTTATACCCATCACATCAAGTctcagcttcttttttttttttattatttccccTGTTCTCTTCACTTGTTCACATCTCTGCTTCTGTTTATTGTAATAGAGCCAATTTATTGTTGTAATGCGGGCTGACAttattccttttctctctctccatttatcATTCCTTCATCTTGAGCCCTTTAAGTTTTGGTCTATATTATAATCCTATTGTATAAGAAGAAATCATTAGTATGTTGTAATTCTcacagctataaaaaaaaaaaaaacctgtttgctttatttttgaaTGTACATCAAAAAGGTCATTCAGTTTACACTTTATAGGTACTGTTTAACTGCATTTTGATTGGCGACAAGGTTTAAAGTGAATTTTTATAGTATTGGACATTAGCAGAGGAAAAAGTCATTATTTGTAAAGTTCTGATGCTTGTTGCGTCATAGCCAAGTGAAACTAGGATGTGAGCTTTGTACAGGGCGTAAAGTTGTAAGTGCTTGAAGCATCTACCAATAGAGCGACGATCCTGTTGGGTGAAAATTGGTACGACGCCAAAGTGGCTTTACTGCCTGTTGTTTGACTGTCTTTGTGCATCATATAACTTGCATTATGATTCAATTCTCCACCCCTGTCATGGTTTGGCTCTGTTGATGTTCCCAGCTTTAGTGTTGTGcttatgtgagaaataaaaaaagaaacaaaagcaaTGGGTGTGTCTTGTTCAATAGAGCTTTATTTACACTAAATGTCAGCATTCTGCATCTCTCCCTTGCCTCCCAGGACTACTTGGTTTGGGGCATCCCAACTGGATTGGGGTGGGGATTGTGAACACTAGTCATGAA from Hemibagrus wyckioides isolate EC202008001 linkage group LG18, SWU_Hwy_1.0, whole genome shotgun sequence harbors:
- the oaz1b gene encoding LOW QUALITY PROTEIN: ornithine decarboxylase antizyme 1b (The sequence of the model RefSeq protein was modified relative to this genomic sequence to represent the inferred CDS: deleted 1 base in 1 codon); translation: MVKSNLQRILNSHCFAREKEGKPQCQSQMDALNCNNLSDMISNLSLSCSSTPGPGPLWCSDAPLPPLKIPGGRGNGTRDHSPSARPLYTDRKLSVIERPAGGGCPATLHFLSRPTISRVISWEAVVRGEALYIEIPREPLPEGSKESFASLLEFAEEHLKVTSVFVCFYKNRDDRAKLVRTFSFLGFEVVSPGRSPVPPRPDVFFMAYNFDRDSSDED